The Dehalococcoidales bacterium genome window below encodes:
- a CDS encoding ABC transporter substrate-binding protein — translation MKTITCIKRVLLVAIVVVLAIGFAGCSRNSEKPTVKIVMAPYFGSWLCTYGIVSGALASDDVNVVIDQSLAFDDQMMAGNYPIGAMSSATFAIAGEKSLYKLKALGVYLAHTGADTTNGVAVVYVKKGSGLQSPQDLAGKRIGVPGLNTGTTSTFFGLMKNQYNIEESQFTIVDGNPPQLLEFLRRGDIQAALVLGDPSVQAYASGEFDILFNVDQAFEKQYGTYNPASFLTVQTEYLEENAELVKDIYELLMESRQYGEARLEELAQIYVKEFGGDADFYVNAYSTHYSVTFDSIEGKLEDSVMAIFSFVKDRGIINTISQPDELFVEW, via the coding sequence ATGAAAACAATTACATGTATTAAAAGGGTCCTTTTGGTGGCTATTGTAGTGGTATTAGCCATTGGGTTCGCAGGTTGCTCCCGTAACAGCGAGAAGCCAACCGTAAAAATCGTAATGGCGCCCTATTTTGGAAGCTGGCTTTGCACTTATGGAATTGTTAGCGGTGCACTAGCTTCGGATGATGTAAATGTTGTTATTGACCAGTCGCTCGCGTTTGATGACCAGATGATGGCAGGCAACTATCCAATCGGCGCTATGAGTTCCGCCACTTTTGCTATAGCTGGAGAAAAAAGTTTATACAAACTTAAGGCTCTTGGTGTATACCTTGCCCATACCGGCGCAGACACTACTAACGGAGTGGCAGTTGTGTATGTTAAAAAAGGCAGCGGTTTGCAATCCCCGCAGGACCTGGCTGGTAAACGAATTGGTGTACCAGGCTTAAACACTGGTACTACAAGTACATTTTTTGGCCTGATGAAAAACCAATACAATATTGAGGAAAGCCAGTTCACCATAGTGGATGGCAACCCGCCCCAACTGCTGGAATTCTTACGCAGGGGAGATATTCAAGCAGCGCTGGTATTGGGAGACCCCTCTGTCCAGGCATATGCCAGCGGAGAATTTGATATTTTATTTAACGTAGACCAGGCTTTTGAGAAACAATACGGCACTTACAACCCGGCTTCATTCCTGACAGTGCAAACCGAGTATTTAGAAGAAAATGCTGAACTCGTCAAGGACATATACGAATTATTGATGGAAAGCCGTCAGTATGGCGAGGCTCGACTGGAAGAACTTGCCCAAATATATGTCAAAGAATTTGGTGGGGATGCAGATTTTTATGTAAATGCCTACTCTACGCATTATTCTGTTACTTTTGATTCCATTGAAGGAAAACTGGAAGATTCGGTAATGGCAATTTTTAGTTTCGTCAAGGATCGGGGTATAATCAACACAATTTCACAACCGGATGAATTATTTGTAGAATGGTAA
- a CDS encoding response regulator transcription factor — MISIVIVDDNFVARRGLRSVLESDTGIFIAGEASNGQEAINLCNSVDPELVLMDIRMPDMDGISATQAILNKKPETKILMLTVIDDPCILANAINAGAAGYLIYGHFSPQELIKAVKTAVAGKAISLPPVDDLFGAAQGASSPDIDIWQRLTQREKEVLNLIGTGCENREIARVLNIEEKTVKNHINSIYSKLGVNTRQEAVLCVLRSRFKNGKARSAGMSG; from the coding sequence ATGATTAGCATAGTAATTGTTGATGACAACTTTGTTGCCAGAAGAGGATTGCGCAGTGTGCTGGAAAGTGATACAGGCATCTTTATTGCTGGTGAAGCCTCAAATGGCCAAGAAGCAATAAACCTGTGCAATTCTGTTGATCCCGAGCTTGTACTCATGGATATTCGCATGCCGGATATGGATGGCATAAGTGCAACGCAAGCTATTTTAAATAAGAAACCCGAAACTAAAATCTTGATGCTAACAGTAATAGATGATCCCTGTATTCTTGCTAATGCTATTAATGCAGGAGCTGCGGGATATTTAATCTACGGTCATTTTAGCCCTCAGGAGCTGATAAAAGCAGTAAAAACTGCAGTTGCCGGTAAAGCAATATCCCTGCCGCCAGTGGATGATTTATTCGGGGCAGCGCAGGGCGCGTCTTCACCGGATATTGATATTTGGCAAAGGTTGACACAGCGGGAAAAAGAGGTATTGAACCTTATTGGCACCGGATGTGAAAACAGAGAGATTGCACGGGTTTTAAACATTGAGGAAAAAACTGTAAAAAACCACATCAACAGTATTTACTCAAAGCTCGGTGTGAATACCAGGCAGGAGGCAGTCCTGTGTGTTCTGCGCTCCAGGTTTAAAAATGGAAAAGCCCGTTCAGCAGGAATGTCAGGGTAA
- a CDS encoding rhodanese-like domain-containing protein, giving the protein MKRNIAVLIILSMVIGLAGGCSGSNGDSNGGIDAGTKVEVEGGAYWDLTPAELYNALEEDMFVFQYDVVQLGNIPGTDLFIQYPNIEANLSVVPSDKSSIIIVYCSVGAKSVEAAQYLVSQGYTSVYNLTGGTAAWRNQGYPVVAG; this is encoded by the coding sequence ATGAAACGAAATATAGCGGTGTTAATTATTCTCAGCATGGTGATAGGGCTGGCAGGTGGTTGCAGTGGCTCCAACGGGGATTCCAATGGTGGAATTGATGCTGGCACCAAGGTAGAAGTAGAAGGTGGCGCATACTGGGATCTCACTCCGGCAGAACTGTATAATGCACTAGAGGAAGATATGTTTGTTTTTCAGTATGACGTGGTGCAGTTAGGAAACATACCTGGAACTGACCTGTTTATCCAGTACCCCAATATTGAAGCAAACTTGAGTGTGGTCCCTTCTGATAAATCGTCTATTATAATAGTTTACTGCTCCGTAGGCGCTAAAAGTGTTGAAGCTGCCCAATACCTCGTTAGCCAAGGTTATACATCCGTTTACAACCTAACAGGTGGTACCGCAGCTTGGCGCAACCAGGGTTATCCAGTGGTGGCAGGTTAA
- a CDS encoding prenyltransferase — protein MLKDKLKAWVEIQKFPRHSNDVFSFILGSVLAWYNADQFHWGVFIAGLLAVFFMANGIYLTNEYQDYESDSLNRERIGGSSRRMGMETTGGTRVLVEGRLKRRHVYIAGMVFFALCIPLGLLIQFGFKTGVWTIPLGILGLFFTYGYSNPPIKASYRGAGELFMMLGYAALVFTAYYIQAGAAWFPLLMCLPRILTVPALKLLRNIPDARADEAAGKKTLVVMIGKSRASKLYVVIIAASIISFIPAICVTQSFFVLLNIIPAVYLVASALPMAKGLWHIPEQLALSCKYGFQGLLLLPVTLTLTFLLNGLFHF, from the coding sequence ATGCTAAAAGACAAGCTGAAAGCCTGGGTAGAGATTCAAAAGTTCCCCCGTCATTCCAATGATGTCTTTTCTTTTATACTAGGCTCAGTGCTAGCTTGGTATAACGCCGATCAGTTCCACTGGGGAGTGTTTATTGCTGGATTGCTGGCTGTATTCTTCATGGCGAATGGTATTTACCTGACTAATGAATATCAAGACTATGAAAGTGATAGCCTCAACCGTGAGCGAATAGGCGGCAGCAGCCGCCGAATGGGCATGGAGACTACCGGCGGTACCAGAGTGTTAGTAGAGGGGCGGCTAAAACGCCGGCATGTTTATATTGCAGGAATGGTCTTTTTTGCTTTATGCATTCCACTGGGTTTACTGATTCAATTCGGATTTAAAACAGGCGTCTGGACTATTCCTCTGGGCATATTGGGATTATTTTTTACGTATGGTTATTCCAATCCTCCCATAAAAGCATCCTACCGCGGCGCGGGCGAATTGTTTATGATGCTGGGATACGCAGCCTTGGTTTTTACCGCCTATTATATTCAAGCTGGTGCAGCCTGGTTTCCACTGCTGATGTGCCTGCCGCGTATTCTGACTGTCCCTGCACTAAAATTGCTGCGTAACATTCCGGATGCACGAGCAGATGAGGCTGCTGGCAAAAAGACACTGGTGGTTATGATTGGGAAATCCAGAGCTTCAAAGCTTTATGTTGTTATTATCGCTGCTTCAATCATCTCGTTTATTCCGGCAATATGTGTAACCCAATCTTTCTTTGTCCTTCTTAATATTATACCGGCTGTATATCTGGTAGCCAGTGCATTGCCTATGGCTAAGGGTTTATGGCACATACCAGAACAATTGGCTTTGTCCTGCAAGTATGGCTTTCAAGGCTTATTGTTATTACCGGTAACTCTTACCCTGACATTCCTGCTGAACGGGCTTTTCCATTTTTAA
- a CDS encoding ABC transporter ATP-binding protein — translation METPGSIILEVKQISHTFETLKVLEDISFNVKSGEVVCILGPSGCGKTTLLRIIAGLMPSRHGKVEFQGTQTGVIDSNLQAIGVVFQEPRLLPWRTAINNVALPFELVGIKPPDIDEKLVAGALEMVNLSDFKFSYPHQLSGGMRQRVSLARALVTNPRILLMDEPLTGLDVTTREELQAEIIRIWREKKMSLLWVTHDPEEAVFMADRVIVLTNRPTNIKTVLDIDMPRPRSRVTQDFISAEQELRRLLS, via the coding sequence ATGGAAACCCCAGGAAGCATAATATTAGAGGTAAAGCAAATCTCGCACACCTTTGAAACCTTAAAGGTTCTCGAAGATATCTCCTTCAATGTCAAAAGTGGTGAGGTCGTTTGCATACTTGGTCCTTCTGGATGCGGTAAAACTACCCTGTTGCGCATTATTGCCGGATTGATGCCTAGCCGCCACGGCAAAGTGGAGTTTCAGGGGACACAAACCGGGGTTATTGATTCAAACCTCCAGGCTATCGGCGTGGTATTCCAGGAACCCAGGCTACTGCCATGGCGAACTGCTATCAACAACGTAGCTTTACCATTTGAGCTTGTCGGGATAAAGCCACCGGACATCGATGAAAAGCTGGTTGCCGGGGCACTGGAAATGGTGAACTTGTCTGATTTTAAATTCAGCTATCCACATCAACTAAGTGGAGGAATGCGCCAGCGGGTATCGCTGGCTCGTGCCCTGGTTACTAATCCGCGCATTCTCCTTATGGATGAGCCTCTTACGGGATTGGATGTTACAACCCGGGAAGAACTTCAAGCCGAAATTATACGTATCTGGCGGGAGAAGAAAATGAGCCTTTTATGGGTAACACATGATCCTGAAGAGGCAGTCTTCATGGCAGACCGGGTCATAGTACTTACTAACCGCCCAACAAATATAAAAACTGTTCTGGATATTGATATGCCCAGGCCGCGCTCAAGGGTTACACAGGATTTTATCAGTGCCGAGCAGGAACTCCGCCGTTTACTTTCTTAA
- a CDS encoding DUF4870 domain-containing protein, protein MAKTSSGLEENVAGLLCYLFGWIGGLVFLLIEKENAFVRFHAWQSIVVFGAFSIVLIILNIIPIIGWIISSILGLLVFVLWILLMVKAYQGVRYKLPRAGDLAEKWASSIKI, encoded by the coding sequence ATGGCAAAAACATCCTCGGGACTCGAAGAAAACGTTGCTGGTTTGCTCTGTTATCTATTTGGCTGGATTGGTGGCCTGGTTTTTCTGTTGATTGAGAAGGAAAATGCTTTTGTCCGATTTCATGCCTGGCAATCAATTGTAGTGTTCGGGGCATTTAGCATTGTACTGATCATATTGAATATCATCCCGATAATCGGGTGGATAATAAGTTCAATCCTCGGGCTGCTTGTATTTGTTCTGTGGATTCTGCTTATGGTCAAAGCCTATCAGGGCGTGCGCTACAAGCTGCCGCGGGCTGGTGATCTGGCAGAGAAATGGGCAAGCTCGATAAAAATTTAA
- a CDS encoding histidine kinase → MLTKTTEQELGESKRLEKVLILQRWLYVPAVLLAGWLYSWPSLAGIIAIVVGLVIVNIAGFYANKATTGMAAQRLLGFFMLSADFCAGWALIFILEPDKNLLFYIVFSLIIAEAAIRFELRGALVMDLLFSLGMLFGIYLPLSSQPGSFPMANYLLLLGVMSFASLMVGMVAREWRKQRRYAVQLAAERTLLLERRRISSELHDSILKSLQGLSLEAYSMAQDHSEEGNGFSEKANYIQEVCQLLSRQIRSVIMELRIEDIMQEKNLSAYINDLLDAWTVRTHIEVERDIPDFFPSIDPTLTHNLHNIISEALLNIERHSGASKVWIKLAIENGEMLLELEDNGHGFYSEPENVYSYLKRGSLGLVSIKERVELAGGSFIIQNSPNGVKLYIKQPLRKM, encoded by the coding sequence ATGCTCACTAAAACGACCGAACAGGAACTAGGAGAAAGCAAACGACTGGAAAAGGTATTGATTCTCCAGCGTTGGCTTTACGTGCCGGCAGTGCTCCTTGCCGGTTGGCTCTATTCCTGGCCAAGTCTTGCAGGAATTATCGCAATTGTTGTTGGGCTGGTTATTGTGAATATAGCTGGTTTCTATGCCAATAAAGCTACTACCGGCATGGCAGCTCAGAGGTTGCTTGGTTTCTTTATGCTGAGCGCAGATTTCTGTGCCGGGTGGGCGCTGATATTTATACTTGAACCAGATAAAAACTTACTTTTTTACATAGTGTTTTCCTTGATTATTGCAGAAGCCGCTATTCGCTTCGAACTGCGGGGAGCGCTGGTTATGGATTTGTTGTTTAGCCTGGGGATGCTCTTTGGGATTTATCTTCCGTTATCGTCTCAACCTGGTTCGTTTCCGATGGCCAATTATCTACTTCTACTGGGCGTCATGAGTTTTGCCAGTCTTATGGTTGGAATGGTTGCCCGTGAATGGAGGAAACAGCGCCGATACGCTGTACAGTTAGCTGCAGAACGCACTCTGCTGCTTGAGAGAAGGCGAATATCATCTGAACTGCACGACAGCATATTAAAAAGCCTCCAGGGGCTTTCACTGGAAGCTTATTCGATGGCTCAAGATCACTCGGAAGAAGGTAATGGGTTTTCTGAAAAAGCGAACTACATACAGGAAGTGTGTCAGCTTCTCAGTCGCCAGATAAGAAGCGTAATAATGGAACTGCGGATAGAAGACATCATGCAGGAGAAAAACCTTTCAGCTTATATCAACGACCTGCTGGATGCCTGGACAGTGCGAACCCATATTGAAGTCGAAAGAGATATACCAGATTTTTTTCCTTCAATTGATCCCACGTTGACCCATAATTTACATAATATTATTTCTGAAGCATTGCTTAACATTGAACGTCATTCCGGTGCATCGAAAGTATGGATAAAACTTGCCATTGAAAACGGTGAGATGCTATTAGAACTGGAAGATAATGGCCATGGTTTTTACAGCGAGCCTGAAAACGTATATTCATACCTAAAGAGAGGCAGTCTAGGCCTGGTATCAATCAAGGAGCGGGTTGAACTTGCTGGAGGCAGCTTTATAATTCAAAACTCGCCAAATGGGGTAAAACTTTACATAAAACAGCCTCTGAGAAAAATGTGA
- a CDS encoding ABC transporter permease subunit, translated as MVKKLSLVALASLLFWLVWWAVAALSDSALFPTPWETLEALWAIITSPNAWKHIGVSTYRVVAGTAIGSVLGTVLGLSTRYWSFMAVAVKTVIYPLLQSVPTICWALILVLWFGLSDTTPILVIASAVAPFFIINIWEGLKELDPNLTEMASVYTKSRSRILSKVIMPMLYPYIFAATRSSLMVAWKVVILGEIFGAASGMGYMLSIAFGSYRIEQVFGWTLAFAIILIIFDYGIFNYIDRKFIRKWKPQEA; from the coding sequence ATGGTAAAAAAACTGAGCCTGGTTGCTCTCGCTTCCTTGCTTTTTTGGCTCGTCTGGTGGGCAGTAGCAGCGCTTTCCGATTCTGCACTTTTCCCTACCCCGTGGGAAACACTGGAAGCGCTTTGGGCAATTATTACTTCCCCCAATGCCTGGAAGCATATTGGCGTATCCACTTACCGGGTTGTAGCTGGAACTGCAATTGGTTCTGTGCTTGGCACTGTATTAGGCTTGTCAACGCGCTATTGGTCATTCATGGCAGTCGCCGTCAAAACGGTTATTTATCCCCTTTTGCAATCAGTACCCACAATCTGCTGGGCACTTATATTAGTACTCTGGTTCGGCCTTTCCGATACCACTCCAATCCTGGTTATAGCTTCAGCGGTGGCGCCATTCTTTATTATTAATATTTGGGAAGGCTTAAAAGAACTGGATCCCAATCTAACCGAAATGGCTTCGGTCTATACCAAATCACGCAGCCGCATCCTGAGTAAAGTAATTATGCCGATGCTGTATCCTTATATCTTTGCCGCAACACGCAGTTCGCTAATGGTTGCCTGGAAAGTGGTGATTCTTGGGGAAATCTTCGGCGCCGCCTCAGGTATGGGCTATATGCTCTCTATCGCTTTTGGCAGTTACAGAATTGAACAGGTTTTTGGTTGGACATTGGCTTTTGCCATAATCCTTATCATATTCGACTATGGAATTTTCAACTACATAGACAGGAAGTTTATCCGCAAATGGAAACCCCAGGAAGCATAA
- a CDS encoding TIGR04190 family B12-binding domain/radical SAM domain protein, translating into MKSLFNQRADIVLLHPPHLYDFRKIPQLYGPVSDLVPSTPVFEMYPVGFTSIAECLEKAGYQTRIVNLAWRMLKDSRFDVEKFLSKIQAPVFGIDIHWMVHAHGAIEIARLVKKIHPETRVIVGGFSASRFHKEIIQYSEIDFVMRGDSTEEPMRLFMAALKTGDFASVPNLVWKDDKGVARENVVSYIPDDISNVMGNHYGLMVRQVLRYRDLASVVPFKGWLKHPITAVFTCRGCTRNCLFCGGSARAMQVVVNRKKTVFRTPEDIFKDIQNISRISRGTISILGDIRQASQGKADRLLELLEKRPVKNTLMFEIYEPVPEDMMQRIAIAAPGFNLDMSPHSHDEAVRKALNIDYANQGMEETIESALRLGAGKVEIFFMIGLPLQDSDSVMETIDYCRYLLEKFKGDKRLSLYIGPLGPFLDPGSEAFENPDKHGYRLLFKTFEEHRQALTRPTWKHTLNYETNWLSRQQIMDVTYQAIAKLTQLKVEYGQIPSGSAQAQIERLNAALAIEREIDDMVDSGKGHEIVRLKPEIDRVNNFSSIEHQQIQGESKLIGLRYFSSLWQVIRGR; encoded by the coding sequence ATGAAATCTTTGTTTAACCAGCGCGCTGATATTGTTCTCCTGCACCCCCCACATCTATATGATTTCAGGAAGATACCACAGCTTTATGGGCCAGTCAGCGATCTGGTTCCCTCGACACCGGTATTTGAGATGTATCCAGTTGGCTTTACCAGTATCGCCGAGTGCCTGGAGAAAGCTGGATACCAAACGCGAATTGTTAACCTGGCATGGCGTATGTTAAAAGATTCTCGTTTTGATGTTGAAAAATTTCTCTCTAAAATACAAGCTCCTGTATTTGGTATAGATATTCACTGGATGGTGCACGCTCATGGCGCTATCGAAATTGCCCGGCTGGTTAAAAAAATCCATCCAGAAACCAGGGTGATTGTAGGTGGTTTTTCTGCCTCTCGCTTCCATAAGGAAATAATCCAGTATTCAGAAATCGACTTTGTAATGCGTGGTGACTCTACTGAAGAGCCAATGCGCCTTTTTATGGCTGCACTTAAAACCGGAGACTTTGCCAGTGTACCCAATCTGGTATGGAAAGATGATAAAGGCGTAGCCCGTGAAAATGTTGTGAGCTATATCCCTGATGATATTTCAAACGTCATGGGCAACCATTACGGCCTTATGGTGCGCCAGGTGTTGCGCTATCGGGATCTGGCTAGCGTAGTACCTTTTAAAGGGTGGCTTAAACATCCAATAACAGCTGTGTTCACCTGCAGAGGGTGTACTCGTAATTGTCTTTTCTGTGGAGGCTCTGCCCGTGCGATGCAGGTGGTGGTCAACCGCAAAAAGACAGTTTTCCGTACTCCGGAGGATATTTTTAAAGATATTCAGAACATATCCAGAATTTCTCGCGGGACTATTTCGATACTGGGAGATATCCGCCAAGCCAGTCAAGGAAAAGCCGACAGGTTATTGGAATTGTTGGAAAAAAGACCGGTAAAAAACACATTGATGTTTGAGATATATGAACCTGTACCAGAAGACATGATGCAGCGTATTGCCATCGCTGCTCCAGGTTTTAATCTGGACATGTCGCCACATTCCCATGACGAGGCAGTAAGAAAAGCTTTAAATATCGATTATGCCAATCAGGGGATGGAAGAGACAATCGAAAGCGCTTTGCGTTTGGGGGCAGGCAAAGTCGAGATATTTTTTATGATAGGGCTTCCATTACAGGATAGTGATTCTGTGATGGAAACAATAGATTACTGTCGGTATCTTCTGGAAAAGTTCAAAGGTGATAAACGCTTATCCCTCTATATAGGACCGTTGGGGCCTTTTCTTGACCCCGGTTCCGAAGCTTTTGAAAATCCGGACAAACATGGATACCGCCTTTTGTTTAAGACCTTTGAGGAACATCGCCAGGCATTAACACGCCCTACCTGGAAGCACACTCTGAATTACGAAACCAACTGGCTTTCCCGTCAGCAAATTATGGATGTAACATATCAGGCAATTGCTAAACTCACTCAACTAAAGGTGGAATATGGCCAAATACCGTCTGGTTCGGCTCAAGCGCAAATTGAGCGCCTAAATGCAGCGTTAGCTATTGAACGCGAGATAGACGACATGGTTGATAGCGGCAAAGGCCATGAAATAGTTAGACTGAAGCCGGAAATCGACAGGGTTAACAACTTTTCCTCGATAGAACATCAGCAAATACAAGGAGAATCTAAACTAATA
- a CDS encoding TIGR04190 family B12-binding domain/radical SAM domain protein has translation MVSCFSVIFPAGDENIAGVLLSGVKENIVMPKTDFILLHAPHVYDFRKIPQLYGPVSDLVLATPTFEMYPVGLSTIAEHLEKAGYRTRIVNIAWRMLRNAKFDAEKFIAKLNAPLFGIDLHWMVHAHGSIEIARIVKKHHPGSKIIIGGYSATRFYKDVIRYPEVDFVMRGDSTEEPMRLFMAALKTGDFASVPNLVWKDDKGEVHENPFSYVPRDISNVMGNHYGLMVRQVLRYRDLASVVPFKGWLKYPVTAVFTSRGCKYECIFCSGSKTGMAGFANRTEPARRTAEDISNDIHNISQITRGPILIVGDIREGGNARARKILELIKKDRVKNTLMFEAFNPMPPEFIKEMAEAAPGFSLDMSPESHDPEVRKVSLGREFSNQAMEDMIKAALDNGASRVEIFFMIGLHKQDKQSVLDSVDYCEELLKKFNADKRLFLFMGHQAPFMAPGCPAFENPECYGFRLLYKTFEEHRQALTLPSWKYQLNYETQWLSQKEITEVTYEAISRLAQLKARYGQLPQKMADEQSERIKRAIKLEEKLDKLVESGDTEAIAMLKPEMDEINGFKAAERLELEIPVGLVRLRYWNAVKKVLFGKK, from the coding sequence TTGGTAAGCTGCTTTTCAGTCATATTCCCGGCTGGTGATGAAAATATAGCCGGTGTTTTATTATCAGGAGTTAAAGAAAATATTGTAATGCCAAAAACCGATTTTATCTTGTTGCATGCCCCGCATGTGTATGATTTTCGTAAAATTCCCCAACTCTATGGCCCGGTCAGCGACCTGGTTCTGGCAACCCCTACTTTTGAAATGTACCCGGTAGGGCTTTCTACTATTGCGGAACACTTGGAAAAAGCCGGATACAGAACTCGTATTGTAAATATCGCATGGAGAATGTTGCGTAACGCAAAATTCGACGCAGAAAAATTCATCGCCAAATTGAACGCCCCTCTTTTTGGCATAGATCTGCATTGGATGGTACATGCCCATGGATCGATAGAGATTGCCCGTATTGTAAAAAAACATCATCCGGGATCAAAGATTATCATCGGTGGATATTCAGCTACTCGTTTTTATAAAGATGTAATTCGCTACCCGGAAGTCGACTTCGTGATGCGTGGTGACTCTACTGAAGAGCCAATGCGCCTTTTTATGGCCGCACTTAAAACCGGAGACTTTGCCAGTGTACCCAATCTGGTATGGAAAGATGATAAAGGGGAAGTGCATGAAAACCCCTTCAGTTACGTACCAAGAGACATATCAAATGTTATGGGCAACCATTACGGCCTTATGGTGCGCCAGGTGTTGCGCTATCGGGATCTGGCGAGCGTAGTACCTTTTAAAGGGTGGCTCAAGTACCCGGTTACAGCTGTATTTACCTCACGCGGCTGTAAATATGAATGTATTTTCTGCAGCGGTTCAAAAACCGGTATGGCTGGATTTGCCAACCGTACAGAACCGGCTCGAAGAACAGCTGAAGATATCTCTAACGATATCCATAATATCAGCCAGATTACACGTGGGCCAATATTAATCGTTGGAGATATCCGTGAAGGAGGCAACGCGCGAGCGCGCAAAATATTGGAACTGATAAAAAAAGACAGGGTTAAAAACACTCTTATGTTTGAGGCTTTTAATCCCATGCCACCGGAGTTCATAAAAGAGATGGCAGAAGCTGCTCCGGGATTTTCCCTCGATATGTCTCCCGAATCTCATGATCCAGAAGTGCGCAAGGTATCTCTGGGACGAGAATTTAGCAACCAGGCTATGGAAGATATGATAAAAGCAGCGCTCGACAACGGCGCCAGTCGAGTAGAAATATTCTTCATGATAGGTCTTCACAAGCAGGACAAACAGTCTGTTCTGGATTCTGTTGATTACTGCGAAGAGCTTTTAAAGAAGTTCAATGCAGATAAACGGTTGTTTTTATTTATGGGGCACCAGGCGCCTTTTATGGCCCCAGGATGCCCAGCTTTTGAAAATCCAGAGTGTTACGGATTTCGCCTTCTGTATAAAACATTTGAAGAGCACCGCCAGGCACTTACCTTGCCAAGCTGGAAGTATCAATTGAACTATGAAACCCAATGGCTTTCCCAAAAAGAAATTACTGAAGTCACCTACGAAGCGATTTCACGCCTAGCTCAGCTGAAAGCTCGTTACGGGCAATTACCCCAGAAAATGGCTGACGAACAGTCTGAACGAATAAAAAGGGCTATCAAACTGGAAGAGAAGTTGGACAAACTGGTCGAATCCGGAGATACTGAGGCAATTGCCATGCTTAAACCGGAGATGGATGAAATCAATGGCTTTAAAGCAGCCGAAAGGCTTGAACTTGAAATCCCGGTTGGGCTAGTACGGCTACGCTATTGGAACGCCGTAAAGAAAGTACTCTTTGGGAAAAAATAA
- a CDS encoding prenyltransferase: MRQKISNNSSISTFRAWIEIQELPKHIAPVFRIILGGVLAWYATGSFYWAVFALTLLSVFFIADGSFISNEYFDYETDKNNAARLGGQNQSVTSTGGTRVLVKGLIKRKHALISSIVFFLLAMPVGIILQFGFGTGVWTIPLGAIGILIGWFYTAPPIKAAYRGLGEVFMALAYFLLVFTIYYTQAGLSWFPVAVASTQLFAVPAIKLLREFPDYEADKNAGKRTLVVIFGKGRMSYLYVLLMTAAILLFIPSFVLSKSLFALLNLIPIYFILRSAFNVALGNWRNPQGLAFSCRYGFYGLMFSPLTLSLTFLFNGLTGV, from the coding sequence ATGAGACAAAAGATTTCCAATAACAGTTCAATTAGCACTTTTCGTGCATGGATAGAAATTCAGGAACTTCCCAAACATATAGCACCTGTGTTCCGCATTATTCTCGGCGGTGTTCTGGCTTGGTACGCAACTGGCAGTTTCTATTGGGCGGTGTTTGCTCTTACCCTTCTTTCGGTGTTTTTCATAGCCGACGGCTCGTTTATTTCTAATGAATACTTCGATTATGAAACCGATAAGAATAATGCCGCACGCCTTGGTGGGCAAAACCAGAGTGTCACCAGTACTGGCGGCACCAGGGTGCTGGTTAAGGGATTAATCAAGCGCAAGCACGCCTTGATTTCATCAATAGTCTTTTTCCTCCTGGCAATGCCGGTGGGCATTATTCTTCAGTTCGGTTTTGGAACTGGAGTATGGACTATACCATTGGGAGCGATAGGGATTCTTATTGGGTGGTTTTATACCGCCCCACCAATTAAGGCAGCCTACCGCGGATTGGGTGAAGTCTTCATGGCGCTAGCCTATTTTTTGCTGGTTTTTACGATTTATTACACCCAGGCGGGGCTTAGCTGGTTCCCGGTTGCAGTAGCATCAACTCAATTGTTCGCCGTTCCAGCAATTAAATTACTTCGCGAATTTCCAGATTACGAAGCAGATAAAAACGCTGGCAAGCGCACTCTGGTAGTGATATTTGGCAAAGGAAGAATGAGTTACTTGTATGTACTTCTGATGACGGCAGCTATTTTGCTATTTATCCCGTCCTTCGTTCTATCAAAGTCACTATTTGCTCTGTTAAATTTAATTCCCATCTATTTTATTCTGCGTTCTGCATTCAATGTGGCTCTGGGTAATTGGCGCAATCCCCAAGGACTTGCTTTCAGCTGCCGATATGGTTTTTATGGATTGATGTTCAGCCCACTGACCCTGAGCCTTACCTTTCTTTTTAATGGTCTGACAGGCGTTTAA